The sequence AATTCCTAGAATTTCGTCatagaattttcggaagaattcctagagaaaataTCGGAGAAATTACTagagaatttccaagggaaaaaaatctgaaggaattgctgacggagtttcccgaggaattccagaacaaggaatttctaaaagaaatccctaatatatatattttttaattccttatgttttgcctttctcgtacaacaaagttgtaccgaaaggctatcatttcactccaaaatcgaactttttatagaagtctctcagacccatgatgttatatactaatcgactcagcccgttaaactgaacaaatgtctgtcagtccgtgcttctttttttattatttttttcctaagcactggttaggggccacctccaacagcaaacgagggaggcaggactgcatctcCGACCTGCTAAACCGTTTCCTTTGCCGCCAAGctcatcgtcccttcggtacaaccagaaagtaatgcttcaaaggagggccagtgcacaacgcactctcgaggttagctgcgtgtccttgcagcatcgaacatcgtgactcggtttgccggctttccaggtggccttaccacgtcctatgtcctcggaaggtgggaagagtCGACATCGCGCCTGCTTCcttctgcacgactggtatcaagaatgatgatgccgcgtgcaccccaaattgacctctctgcgatagggcctattcgccaacacacagagggacttgcgacgcggtgcctacgcctgccctagccttgacgaggacccctttccgtcctcgggcttggaacccgcccggttgaccgacgccgcgaaagcgacgatgccatgttgttcttcgcgcggccacttgttcgatgaaaggatcgagttcgaccacagggcaccggtatgacccatgaagccgactccgaacccttggaccacctcttatttgcgcctgatcCAGCGATGTTGGCGATCCAGCcgacttcatctttacacatcctccggactaggttgtccgggatagtgtccagaccacatgtggcaagcatgtggtcacgcattgtgcgaaaacgcgggcacacgaacaacacgtgttccgtcgtttcctctaaacctgcgcgtgtaggtactgtctgaagcaaccatggcctgtaaggacctgggtcaggtggaaagtggcgcctcttgacccacgtacctatctccggtatcaacctatgtatccatctacccttagtgaaactgtcccacgcacgctgccatttgaccattgaggcccacctgacagtcctacggatgcctctcgtgccgcgcatttcgaagcactctatgtcttcaccgataacgatgtcaataggcatcataccggttatgacgcaaagtgcatcgtgcgacacggtacggtacgcgctcgcaaatcttaatgagcctatacgtactttctaacttcgttctgtagcagttaatacgcagggccgtgccctaagctggccccccatacctcagtatagACAGAGcgacgctagccagaagcttgcgcttgctggcataaaccgcagagctattggacatcatccggtaCAATGCCACTATatctgtggaggcacgcttgcaggcgtaattgacgtgccTACCAAagttgagcttatcgtcgatcattacccccaagagttcagaggtgaccgcgcagttgcctgcccttatcaccgcttgttgctccgactttcggttgttaacaacaaccatctcggtcttgtggtgagccagttctaacttcctggaactcatccactcctccacaattgcgatcgagtggtctgcagtcaactccacctcttcgaacgattcgccgtagacctccagcgtaatatcgttagcgaagccgacgattaccacgcccgcCGGGAACTTCAATCTCAAGACACCGTCgcacatgacgttccataacaccggacccaatatggaaccttgcggaacccctgaggttatgtcaacgcacttccgacccgcctccgtggcgtataccagtactcgattctggaagtagcttccgagaatcttgtacaggtactcgggaattccaagacgtagaagcgcatctgcaatagctgcccaactagcactattgaaagcattcctcacgtcgagagtcactactgcacaatagcgaactcccctcctcttacggtggatagctatctccgcggatttggtaaccaataagatagcgtctacggtcgacttaccctttcggatgccaaactggttactcgatagaccatccacACCCTCCGTGCgcatcaacaacctgttgaggataatcttctcgagcaccgtccccgccgtatcaagaagcatattggtctatatgccgacggatccccggtggttttcccgcctttggcaacaGGACCAAGCTCTGTCTTTTCCATGCtacagggaagactccctcgtccaggcatctctgcatgacagatctgaacatctcgggagcctcagcaatggccactttaatggccaggttcggaataccatccggtcctggcgccttacctacactaaaggactgtgcaatccccgcaagctCCGCCAcggttactcttccctcgtcggccatcctggcccctggcagctccacaaagggaggccagggacttgggcactggcggagacagaggtggggcaaGCGCACCATTGTTCTCAACGGCTATTATTCTTGCACCAAGCggtgccccaccaaataacaatagctggctccgccagtggacttgggtcgtgacgtggggagagccccgcgatgatcctctccagcatctctggagaccgctctgtaggggccatcgctccacgtgtcttggccagtacgatcctataggcgtcagcccatggattcgcgttggcactttgacacaggccctcgaagcaggcttttttacttgatctaatctcagtcttcagagcgactctagcagccacgaacgccacccgtcgttcaacaaactcctcttctgtgcgtgctcgctgcatccgcctccttgcccgtaggcaggcgcggcgcagtttcgcaattgcttgagtccaccactAAGCAGGTGGCCttccattcctagggtggactttcctaggcatggtggcatcgcatgcacgcgagagtactgttaccagctgctcgccgctcagaccgagagtattgtgctcgcggcggagcgcttccttaagtacctcgtcgtcgaagtatgatgtcttccacatacgagggctaggcctcgccccttcttccgtccgctgaatgctggtcgtatagtcgatactgtagcgaaccgccaggtggtcgctgtgagtgtagccatcatctaccctccagttctaactactcgtttggccagggctccagaacgtaacgtcgataatcgactcggccccgttccagctgtaggtacttttggtaccgacattagccaagtccacatccaacatggccagtgattccagcaggatctgcccctgttgattcgtggatcggcttccccattccacagcccaagcgttgaagtcctccgctatcaccaccggcctacgccccatcaagttagccgtcaaacaatctagcatgcgaccgaactgctcgatcgaccatcgaggaggcgcatagcagctgcagaagaagaccccgttgattttggcaatgacgaagccctcgtgtgtcgaagacaccaactcttggactgggtatttccccgttgcgcagtgtcgacagagcttgcttctgtcagggcctttacagtcccattgcttgtgtcccggttccaggcacttgaagcaaacttcgggttgctcatatatgcccacagggcataccgaccaccccaccttgacgctccctaacttgactaccttggaggcgtccgctgcagatagccgaaccaatgctacctgtgtccctgccggacctttccgtagccgaacgactgcggtgggcgcctcacttcacactgtcgagccgtgacgagctcttcgacttcggtgatctcgtccaggtttTTAACCCTCAGATTCTCCGCCGTCGTGAGTGACCGTCTcacctaggacttcctccgccaacttcttgtaggcggcgcccttttgcgagatgccccgctttagctcgaggatcatctcgcccatccgggtgcatcttattcgacgtacgtcggcgccgagttcaccgagcttgacgtcactcctgtgtatgtgtgtgtatgtatgtgtgtgtgagtTTGCACACGAAACCagtcactttttcatatagtaattcttaattggttttctcgcaacaagttgcattcgacggggaacaaaccctagttgatcactattgaataacCGATAAAAGTCGaacattgcgtttaaaagttattaggaaaatggaatcgaactatgtaagcgccatataaggttggtgtcttggctaaatgcaagAAAGGCAGTgttaccttcttcttcttcttattggcattacatctccacactgggacagagccgcctcgcagcttagtgttcattaagcactcccacagttattaactgcgaggtttctaagccaggttaccatttttgcattcgtatatcgggcccactcggtgaattaagttgggtttttttgaaggaatttctaaagcaatttctgatgaaatttccaaatgaattcccggaagaattctttacGAAATTactcaaggtttttctgaataaaATTCCGAACAAGTTTCCGGAGAAGtaaattcttgaaggagtttcagaataaatttctagaggaatttctaatggaattGCTGAAGAcatctttcttcagaaataatttttgaaggaaattctgaaagtATTCTCAAAGGTAATCTTGTACATTTGTACCTGTACATGTACATTCCCCCGCGTTACACTGAAAGCAGCCTTACAGTTGAAGTCTAAATACGAATCTATATTGATTACAACatgatgaaattaaatggaatagtattaAACCTTGTATTAAACTCATCTGATGACAGatgaagacattccacaaaaAGAGCTCAATATTCTTCTAAAATTTCAGTACGAAGATCGATgaccacaccacctcccctggtcggccggttcAGTCGTACGCTGCAAAAGTCTGGGATGTTGGCGTTTACCTCCGGTTTCAGATGCGTTTCGGTTATGAACGCCATGTTTACCGTGACCGTCCCTAATTGTGCGCAGCTCCTAATTGTGCGCactttaatattttgttttcattttgttcatgtttatcATGAATATCGCAGCattgtaatttttcttcttataattattgaataaCATATCCGAATTCATTATAGTATCAATAATATGTGGTTTTAAATgcataaaataaacaaaaaacttGATCAACAACGCTGAAAACGTCAAAATTTCGACTCCGTTAACCATAACGTGAATTTGGTGTTCGGAatgttttcttcaaattttaagTGGAACTAGACAAAACAATTGCAATATTCACCATAATCAATAAGATACATTCGTTTCTGTCGtactcacataaaaaaataacacaGGTATGTATTATTTTGTGTGGAAATGTCGATTTTCTAATGCGCACAATTAAGCACCGTGATTTTCGTTTATGTTCTCAATTATGCGCAGACTTCCAAAATGAATCGCGATCGCAAGAACATGAAGtacaatcgaaatcaaattgtGCTGGCTGTGGATCTGGTCAGGAGAGGATACTCGATTCGTCGAGCCGCAGCGATGTACAGAATCCCGGAGAGTACGCTTAGAAAAACGCTAGCCCGGGGCACTACTGAATTGAAACATCCAGGACGACCAACCGTCTTGACTAAGCAAGAGGAAGAGCgaattatcaattggataattgaGACGGCTAGAGCGGGCTTTCCAGTGGACTCCCAACGTCTGAAAACGTCAGTAGCCTTTTTTCTTAAATCCACTGCAAGAGCAAGTTTCCTAAAAACGTACTCACCCGGTCAAAAATGGCTATCATTGTTTTTAAAACGACATCCCAACATTTCCCGAAGAGTCCCGAGTGCTCTTTCGAAACAGCGGACCTGTGTAACAGAAGGCAAAATTCGGAGCTGGTTTGAGGAAGTGGGCCAGTATATTGAACAAACTGGCTTACAAGATGCCATGAAGGATCCAGCTAGAATTTTCAACATGGATGAATCGTCTATTTGACTTGTGCCAACAAAGGAGTGTGTTTTTGCCGAAACTGGCGAAAAATATGTGCACACTTCGAATGCTAATTCGGAAAAAGAGTGCTACACTGTTCTCTTTTCAGCTAGCGCCGCCGGTGTACTTGCTCCACCGATGGTATTATTCCCATACAAGCAACGTATCCCGGCTGAAATCGCTCACAGCGCTCCGGACGGTTGGTCCATCGGGAAGAATGTATCCGGATGGATGACACAGGAAACATTTTCCGAATACCTTAAAAACGTTTTCCATCCATGGCTACTCCTATCCAATATAGCGTTGCCAGTTATAGTGTTTGTAGACGGTCATAAGTCCCACGTTTCTCTCCAGACCACAGAGTTCTGTAGggaaaaccaaattgttttAGTTTGTTTATTTCCAAACTCGACACACGTTTTGCAGCCTCTGGATGTCACATTCTTCAGAGGACTGAAAGTAAAATGGAATAAGCGTCTCATTGATTGGCGTACTCATCGTGCTGGTGACCCATTGAGAAGACATGAATTTGCACCACTATTGAAGCGAGCGGTGGACGATATGGTCGATAAAGGTACAACGTTGGCCAATGGCTTCCGAAAGTGTGGTTTTTTTCCATGGAACCCCGATGCAGTTAACTATGCTATGCTGTTGACAAAGATGAGCCCACAGAAAACAACCTCAGCGGATTTGCCAAGTGATTCGCCGCAATCGGCAACAAATTCCACACAAAATATGGAGGCCAAAGCTACTTTGCTAGGATTAGAATCTTACCTTAGAGTTGCACAATTGAAAAGATTCCAAGATCGACTACAGCCGGAAATCGTCGGGCATAACGCACCGAAAGACATCTCACAGCAACCAAAAGCGTCTACCGAAGATACTTTTGaacaagttttttcaaaaccgtCGGTATCAGTTCCATCAACAAAATCGGTGAAGAAATATCGCACACGTGCACCTGCCGTGGCCACCAGTGAAGCATTTCGGAAGTACTTCCATGAGTTGGAGCAAGATAAAATTAATGTGGAGCAAGAAAAGTTGAAGAGAAAAGCTGACCGCGAACAGAAGAAAGCCGTTCGCGAAAAGAATAAGAAGATGAAACAGAAAGAGCCCTTAAAAAGAAAGTCAAAACTACAGAAATAAGCTGACATTCACTTTCGTcgttgattaaatgaaataaacaatatattttggtaTTTTGCAACTGCGCATAATTAGGAACAAAAATGCGTATAATTAGGAACATGCGTAAATAGATGCGCACAATTAGACACCAAACATCGGTTcaaaaaatgcgatttttttatttgattttgatgaatttttcaaTTGCAACATTTTCTTTTATTATAATAAACATGAATTAAACATTTTACTGAATAACATGTGAAACACAGTTTAATTTATCTGATATGACGATTTAATCGAAGCCATTACGTATTGCTAGATGATCTGAAGAAATCCGGTAAGGTTTGCGTCGCTTCGGTAACGGATAAAATCGATAATCGTATACTGGTCCACTTCGATGGATGGGATGAACGATATGACTACTGGTGACATCCATTCTCCTTACATTCATTACATCGATTGGCATCACGAAAATGGTTACAACATCACACCACCACCAGGTAAGTTTACCGTTTGTGAAAAATCAATAGATAAATGACCGAGAAATTTGACTAATAAATAATTCTTTTCTGTTTGAACCAGACTGGAACAAGGGTGAATTCGAATGGGTCAAGTACATCCGGTTGAAGTCGCGCCGAATTGGCAAGGCTATTATACCGGCGGACCAGTCGCTTTTTGCCACGAGACAGCCAATGGACTTCAAACCGGGCATGAAGCTGGAGGTGGTGGATCGCAAGAACCAAATGCTCATTCGGCCGGCGACGGTCGTGGCCACGGACGGGTACGAAATTAAAGTATGCTTCGATGGTTGGCCAAATTTTTACTCGTTCTGATCGAGGACGATAGTTCGACATTCACCCGATGAACTGGTGTAAGCGGAGTTTCATCCAATCGAATTCCCACCAGGTAGTGATAATTGCTGCATAATTTGGAACAGTtctaatttcgataaaatgtctTCGTTACAGATCATCGACCGCGTATTAAAAGCACCTGCGAAGTTTCATTCTGCCTAGGAAAAGGGAATGCCAAATTTTAAGCAAACAACTGCACAACAGAGTAGCGGAATGTCCTACCGGACTAACAACTGGTTGTTGGAGGACAGGAAAAAGATGCGATTGATGCATGAGTAAGTATTATTTACTAGGATAAATGACGAGTTAATCTGAGTCTATACTGTCCCGTACTAAAATGCACGATATACCGTGAAGTTCCCTAATTTTAGtacttaagattttttttttgagcaagggtaaacggaaactgcaaacagacacctgagcagattaacccaggtagtgtgggatgGGCGcaccgacccactaaaaccaaaaccctttcgccagcccgtatcccccggcccgcaattaggcaatacatcaggggatgACTATTGAGAATGCTCACGGCTGTGCCAACGCACTCGACGTTATAACTCGTCGATctcaagctatgatagtaaccgaGCACCCGACAACAAACACCGTGCGGGAACCGCAATGTcttctatatctacatacgaaggtcaccgcagccc comes from Armigeres subalbatus isolate Guangzhou_Male chromosome 2, GZ_Asu_2, whole genome shotgun sequence and encodes:
- the LOC134209431 gene encoding lethal(3)malignant brain tumor-like protein 4; protein product: MDGMNDMTTGDIHSPYIHYIDWHHENGYNITPPPDWNKGEFEWVKYIRLKSRRIGKAIIPADQSLFATRQPMDFKPGMKLEVVDRKNQMLIRPATVVATDGYEIKVCFDGWPNFYSF